The following proteins are co-located in the Clavibacter capsici genome:
- a CDS encoding DUF2848 domain-containing protein, with the protein MTTLRFQLPDGSTTSVEVVSLLNAGYAGRDQAEVQAHIAELAELGVPGPEVTPALYPVAPYLASQADAVPAQHGRTSGEAEWALVITEDDVLLTVACDHTDRALEVHGVAWSKNAGPDVLGRRAWRLADVRDRLDAIRLRGWVGEEGAEELIQDSTLGALLTPDHWLEVLEQRGLRVPGTVLISGTVAMVPGVDQFASRWRVQLEDPATGETIDAAYRVELLPEAIG; encoded by the coding sequence ATGACCACCCTGCGCTTCCAGCTGCCCGACGGATCCACCACGAGCGTCGAGGTCGTGTCGCTCCTCAACGCCGGCTACGCGGGCCGCGACCAGGCCGAGGTCCAGGCGCACATCGCCGAGCTCGCGGAGCTCGGCGTCCCCGGCCCCGAGGTCACGCCCGCGCTCTACCCGGTCGCGCCCTACCTCGCGTCGCAGGCCGACGCGGTGCCCGCGCAGCACGGCCGCACCTCGGGCGAGGCCGAGTGGGCCCTCGTGATCACCGAGGACGACGTGCTCCTCACGGTCGCGTGCGACCACACCGACCGCGCGCTCGAGGTGCACGGCGTCGCGTGGAGCAAGAACGCCGGACCCGACGTGCTGGGACGCAGGGCCTGGCGCCTCGCCGACGTGCGCGACCGCCTCGACGCGATCCGCCTGCGCGGCTGGGTCGGCGAGGAGGGCGCGGAGGAGCTCATCCAGGACTCCACGCTCGGCGCGCTCCTCACGCCCGACCACTGGCTGGAGGTGCTCGAGCAGCGCGGCCTCCGCGTGCCCGGCACGGTGCTCATCTCGGGCACGGTCGCCATGGTCCCGGGCGTCGACCAGTTCGCGTCGCGCTGGCGCGTGCAGCTCGAGGATCCCGCCACCGGCGAGACCATCGACGCCGCCTACCGCGTGGAGCTGCTGCCCGAGGCGATCGGCTGA
- a CDS encoding carbon-nitrogen hydrolase family protein: MQIALAQIISSPDPAENLARIAAFAEDAARQGAELVVFPEAAQRAFGNPLPEVAEPLDGPWASGVRAVADRLGVTIVAGMFTPGADGRVRNTLLVARPSGQEAAGASSYDKIHLFDAFGFRESDAVDPGDEVAVIEVGGTRASLATCYDVRFPALFLAGADRGAAVSIVCASWGAGPGKADQWDLLLRARALDSTTFVVAVGQGDPATLEAGSRGHDPASGAPTGIGRSAVVSPLGEVLHRLGGEEELLVVDIDPSVVEAARGTLPVLANRRRGLEQAI, translated from the coding sequence ATGCAGATCGCGCTCGCACAGATCATCAGCTCGCCGGATCCCGCGGAGAACCTCGCACGGATCGCCGCGTTCGCCGAGGACGCCGCGCGGCAGGGCGCCGAGCTCGTGGTGTTCCCGGAGGCGGCGCAGCGCGCGTTCGGGAACCCGCTGCCGGAGGTCGCGGAGCCGCTCGACGGGCCGTGGGCCTCGGGCGTGCGGGCGGTCGCGGACCGGCTCGGCGTCACGATCGTCGCGGGGATGTTCACGCCCGGCGCCGACGGCCGCGTGCGCAACACCCTCCTCGTCGCCCGGCCCTCCGGCCAGGAGGCCGCGGGCGCCTCCTCGTACGACAAGATCCACCTCTTCGACGCGTTCGGGTTCCGCGAGTCCGACGCGGTCGACCCGGGCGACGAGGTCGCCGTGATCGAGGTCGGCGGCACCCGCGCCTCGCTCGCCACCTGCTACGACGTGCGCTTCCCCGCGCTCTTCCTCGCGGGTGCCGACCGCGGCGCCGCGGTCAGCATCGTCTGCGCGAGCTGGGGCGCCGGCCCCGGCAAGGCCGACCAGTGGGACCTCCTGCTCCGGGCCCGCGCGCTCGACTCCACGACCTTCGTGGTCGCGGTCGGCCAGGGCGACCCCGCGACGCTCGAGGCCGGATCCCGCGGCCACGACCCCGCGAGCGGCGCGCCCACGGGCATCGGCCGCAGCGCCGTCGTCTCCCCGCTCGGCGAGGTGCTGCACCGCCTCGGCGGCGAGGAGGAGCTGCTCGTCGTCGACATCGACCCCTCGGTCGTCGAGGCCGCGCGCGGCACGCTGCCCGTGCTGGCGAACCGGCGCCGGGGGCTCGAGCAGGCGATCTGA
- a CDS encoding aldo/keto reductase, with translation MKHIHTGTGLDVGRIGLGCMGMSAFYDGAGQDEAESIRTLHRAVDQGVTLFDTAEAYGPFTNERLVGSALKDRRDDVVIATKFGLLRHAPGKDAEDYERGMDSSPTSIRIAVEASLQRLGTDRIDVLYQHRVDPSVPIEESVGAMKELVEEGKVLHLGLSEAGPDTIRRAHAVHPISVLQSEYSIWTRDPEGPVLEVLRELGIGLVAYSPLGRGFLTGAISSAADLSATDYRSSSPRFADEAFAQNMRIVDAVKDVAGELDATPAQVALAWILAQGDDIAVIPGTKRVTRLDENVAADAVTLSADQLARLSSLPTPVGDRYEDMSPVGR, from the coding sequence ATGAAGCACATCCACACCGGCACGGGCCTCGACGTCGGCCGCATCGGCCTCGGCTGCATGGGCATGAGCGCCTTCTACGACGGCGCCGGCCAGGACGAGGCGGAGTCCATCCGCACCCTCCATCGCGCGGTCGACCAGGGCGTCACGCTCTTCGACACCGCCGAGGCGTACGGGCCGTTCACGAACGAGCGCCTCGTGGGATCCGCGCTGAAGGACCGCCGCGACGACGTCGTCATCGCCACCAAGTTCGGCCTGCTGAGGCACGCGCCGGGCAAGGACGCCGAGGACTACGAGCGCGGCATGGACAGCTCGCCCACCAGCATCCGCATCGCCGTCGAGGCGTCGCTGCAGCGCCTCGGGACCGACCGCATCGACGTGCTCTACCAGCACCGCGTCGACCCGTCCGTGCCGATCGAGGAGAGCGTCGGCGCGATGAAGGAGCTCGTCGAGGAGGGCAAGGTCCTGCACCTCGGGCTCTCCGAGGCCGGGCCCGACACCATCCGCCGCGCGCACGCCGTGCATCCCATCTCGGTGCTGCAGAGCGAGTACTCCATCTGGACCCGCGACCCCGAGGGCCCCGTGCTCGAGGTGCTGCGCGAGCTCGGCATCGGGCTCGTCGCGTACTCCCCGCTCGGCCGCGGCTTCCTCACCGGCGCGATCTCGAGCGCCGCCGACCTGTCCGCGACCGACTACCGCTCGTCGTCGCCGCGCTTCGCGGACGAGGCGTTCGCGCAGAACATGCGCATCGTCGACGCGGTGAAGGACGTCGCCGGCGAGCTCGACGCGACGCCCGCCCAGGTCGCGCTCGCGTGGATCCTCGCGCAGGGCGACGACATCGCCGTGATCCCCGGCACCAAGCGCGTGACGCGCCTCGACGAGAACGTGGCCGCGGACGCCGTGACGCTCAGCGCCGACCAGCTCGCGCGCCTCTCGTCGCTGCCCACCCCGGTCGGCGACCGCTACGAGGACATGTCGCCCGTCGGGCGCTGA
- a CDS encoding Fur family transcriptional regulator, with the protein MPTAHAHHHAPPLDADALRAALREAGLRVTRPRVAVLEAVDAQPHSDADQVLRAVKGELPGTSIQAVYGVLGALAAAGLVRRIEPAGSSARYERRTGDNHHHLVCTSCRTIVDVDCAVGESPCLVPSESAGFLVASAEVTYWGLCPACRTATADPGATVAT; encoded by the coding sequence ATGCCCACCGCCCACGCGCACCACCATGCGCCGCCCCTCGACGCCGACGCCCTGCGCGCCGCGCTGCGGGAGGCGGGCCTGCGCGTGACCCGGCCGCGCGTGGCCGTCCTCGAGGCGGTCGACGCCCAGCCCCACTCGGACGCCGACCAGGTGCTCCGCGCGGTGAAGGGCGAGCTGCCCGGCACGAGCATCCAGGCGGTCTACGGCGTGCTCGGCGCGCTCGCGGCCGCGGGGCTCGTGCGCCGGATCGAACCCGCGGGATCATCCGCGCGGTACGAGCGGCGGACGGGCGACAATCATCATCACCTCGTCTGCACGTCGTGCAGGACGATCGTCGACGTGGACTGCGCCGTGGGGGAGTCCCCCTGCCTCGTGCCGTCCGAGTCGGCGGGGTTCCTCGTGGCGAGCGCCGAGGTGACGTACTGGGGCCTGTGCCCCGCCTGCCGGACCGCGACCGCGGATCCCGGTGCCACCGTCGCGACCTAG
- a CDS encoding GntR family transcriptional regulator has product MRERAGDPGAPTSAQSGRARAYEFLHAHVLTDPDQQGAFLNEQELAERIGVSRTPVREALLLLAADDLVEMIPKRGARIPVITGREIAELMELRGVLERHAATSAVEHDRTPLDAMREVLEQQRAMVASPPRESGREFIEHDRRFHQLLVDAAGSELMSRTYAKLRARQILVGVEALYRATDRQDRVCEEHAGIVDALERGDAEAARDAIDRHLAVTLDVLLRA; this is encoded by the coding sequence ATGCGAGAACGGGCGGGCGATCCAGGGGCACCGACGAGCGCGCAGTCCGGCCGCGCGCGGGCCTACGAGTTCCTGCACGCGCACGTCCTCACCGACCCCGACCAGCAGGGCGCGTTCCTCAACGAGCAGGAGCTGGCGGAGCGCATCGGCGTCTCGCGCACGCCCGTCCGCGAGGCCCTGCTGCTGCTCGCCGCCGACGACCTGGTGGAGATGATCCCCAAGCGCGGCGCCCGGATCCCCGTCATCACCGGCCGCGAGATCGCCGAGCTGATGGAGCTGCGGGGCGTGCTCGAGCGGCACGCCGCCACGAGCGCGGTGGAGCACGACCGCACGCCGCTGGATGCGATGCGCGAGGTGCTCGAGCAGCAGCGCGCGATGGTCGCCAGCCCGCCGCGCGAGAGCGGACGGGAGTTCATCGAGCACGACCGCCGCTTCCACCAGCTGCTCGTCGACGCCGCGGGCAGCGAGCTCATGAGCCGCACCTACGCGAAGCTCCGCGCCCGGCAGATCCTCGTCGGCGTCGAGGCGCTCTACCGCGCCACCGACCGGCAGGACCGGGTCTGCGAGGAGCACGCCGGCATCGTCGACGCGCTCGAGAGGGGCGACGCCGAGGCGGCCCGCGACGCGATCGACCGGCACCTCGCCGTCACGCTCGACGTGCTGCTCCGCGCCTGA
- the purQ gene encoding phosphoribosylformylglycinamidine synthase subunit PurQ, with protein MRVGVITFPGSLDDRDAQRAVRLAGATPVALWHGDHDLQGVDAVVLPGGFSYGDYMRAGAIAAFAPIMREVVDAAGRGVPVLGICNGFQMLTEAHLLPGGLIRNEAGNFVCRDQRLRVEATGTAWTSAFAEGEEITIPLKNGEGGFIADADTLDRLEGEGRVAFRYLGGNPNGSLRDIAGITNARGNVVGLMPHPEHAVEEGFGPDTPAAMRSGVDGLRLFTSVLEGVLAQ; from the coding sequence ATGCGCGTCGGGGTCATCACCTTCCCGGGATCCCTCGACGACCGCGACGCCCAGCGCGCCGTCCGCCTCGCGGGCGCCACGCCCGTCGCGCTCTGGCACGGCGACCACGACCTCCAGGGCGTGGACGCGGTCGTGCTCCCCGGCGGCTTCAGCTACGGCGACTACATGCGCGCCGGCGCCATCGCGGCGTTCGCGCCGATCATGCGCGAGGTGGTGGACGCGGCCGGTCGCGGCGTCCCCGTGCTCGGCATCTGCAACGGCTTCCAGATGCTCACCGAGGCGCACCTGCTGCCTGGCGGGCTGATCCGCAACGAGGCAGGGAACTTCGTCTGCCGCGACCAGCGCCTCCGCGTCGAGGCGACCGGCACCGCGTGGACGAGCGCCTTCGCCGAGGGCGAGGAGATCACCATCCCGCTCAAGAACGGCGAGGGCGGCTTCATCGCCGACGCCGACACGCTCGACCGCCTCGAGGGCGAGGGCCGCGTGGCCTTCCGCTACCTCGGCGGCAACCCGAACGGGTCCCTGCGCGACATCGCCGGGATCACCAACGCCCGCGGCAACGTCGTCGGCCTCATGCCCCACCCCGAGCACGCCGTCGAGGAGGGCTTCGGACCGGACACCCCGGCCGCCATGCGCTCCGGTGTCGACGGCCTCCGTCTCTTCACGTCCGTCCTCGAAGGAGTCCTCGCGCAGTGA
- a CDS encoding GNAT family N-acetyltransferase, protein MIHRLRAEDWREYRALRLEMLEDTPLAYLETLEQALARPESDWRARTARAEQPGSTAYVAVERATGRWLGAMNAYVAADPTRVMLVSVYITPDVRGRAAGVTDLLLDAVIAWARDRPNARALRLEVHEDNPRARAYYERRGFALTGRSVPYALDRSQRDLEMELPLA, encoded by the coding sequence GTGATCCACCGCCTCCGCGCCGAGGACTGGCGCGAGTACCGCGCGCTCCGCCTCGAGATGCTCGAGGACACCCCGCTCGCGTACCTGGAGACGCTCGAGCAGGCGCTCGCCCGGCCGGAGTCTGACTGGCGCGCGCGCACCGCCCGCGCCGAGCAGCCGGGCAGCACCGCCTACGTCGCCGTCGAGCGCGCGACCGGCCGCTGGCTCGGCGCGATGAACGCCTACGTCGCCGCGGACCCCACGCGCGTGATGCTCGTGAGCGTCTACATCACGCCGGACGTCCGAGGCCGCGCCGCCGGCGTCACCGACCTCCTCCTCGACGCCGTGATCGCCTGGGCCCGCGACCGCCCGAACGCGCGGGCCCTCCGCCTCGAGGTCCACGAGGACAACCCGCGCGCCCGCGCCTACTACGAGCGCCGCGGCTTCGCCCTCACGGGCCGGAGCGTCCCGTACGCGCTCGACCGCTCGCAGCGGGATCTGGAGATGGAGCTGCCGCTCGCCTGA
- the purL gene encoding phosphoribosylformylglycinamidine synthase subunit PurL has translation MSVHPDPASVPTDPAGDGRSLRRHVADTVEMAERTPEKEQPYAALGLTEGEYLRIREILGRRPTSGELAMYSVMWSEHCSYKSSKKYLRQFGQKVSESMKKDLMVGMGENAGVVDVGEGWAVTFKIESHNHPSYIEPFQGAATGVGGIVRDIISMGARPVAVMDALRFGDIDDPDTARVVHGVVSGISFYGNCLGLPNIGGETYFDRVYQGNPLVNALAVGVLRHEDLHLANARGVGNKVVLFGARTGGDGIGGASILASDTFADGGPTKRPAVQVGDPFAEKVLIECCLELFREDLVEGIQDLGAAGISCATSELASNGDGGMHIRLEEVLLRDPSLTAEEILMSESQERMMAVVTPEKLEGFLAVVRKWDVETSVLGEVTDTGRLVIDHHGERIVDVEPRTVAVDGPVYDRPVSYPTWIDALQADSASRLARPTAPDEIKDQFLQLLGSPNLADASWITDQYDRYVMGNTALSFPDDAGMVRVDEESGLGFSVATDANGRFCQLDPYRGAQLALAEAYRNVAASGATPVAVSDCLNFGSPEDPEVMWQFSRTVEGLADGCLELEIPVTGGNVSLYNQTGTQAIHPTPVVGVLGVIDDVARRIPSGWQDEGDNIYLLGVTREELDGSAWAGTVHDHLGGVPPVVDLGAERELASLIAAGATQSLIASAHDLSDGGLGQALAESVMRFGVGARVWLDGIVQRDGVDAATALFSESTGRMVVTVPREDDVKFQGLCEGRGYPVLRIGVTDAQAPGLELQGLFTLSVEELRGIHRATLPARFGTAVEA, from the coding sequence GTGAGCGTCCACCCCGATCCCGCCTCCGTCCCCACCGACCCCGCGGGAGACGGACGCAGCCTCCGCCGCCACGTCGCCGACACCGTCGAGATGGCCGAGCGCACCCCCGAGAAGGAGCAGCCCTACGCGGCGCTCGGGCTCACCGAGGGCGAGTACCTCAGGATCCGCGAGATCCTCGGCCGCCGCCCCACGAGCGGCGAGCTCGCCATGTACTCGGTCATGTGGAGCGAGCACTGCTCCTACAAGTCCTCGAAGAAGTACCTGCGCCAGTTCGGGCAGAAGGTGTCCGAGTCCATGAAGAAGGACCTCATGGTCGGCATGGGCGAGAACGCCGGCGTCGTCGACGTGGGCGAGGGCTGGGCCGTCACCTTCAAGATCGAGAGCCACAACCACCCCTCCTACATCGAGCCGTTCCAGGGCGCGGCCACGGGCGTCGGCGGCATCGTCCGCGACATCATCTCGATGGGCGCCCGCCCGGTCGCCGTGATGGACGCGCTGCGCTTCGGCGACATCGACGACCCGGACACGGCGCGCGTCGTGCACGGCGTGGTGTCCGGCATCAGCTTCTACGGCAACTGCCTCGGCCTGCCGAACATCGGCGGCGAGACCTACTTCGACCGCGTGTACCAGGGCAACCCGCTCGTCAACGCGCTCGCGGTCGGCGTCCTCCGCCACGAGGACCTCCACCTCGCCAACGCGCGCGGCGTGGGCAACAAGGTCGTGCTGTTCGGCGCCCGCACAGGCGGCGACGGCATCGGCGGCGCCTCCATCCTCGCGAGCGACACGTTCGCCGACGGCGGCCCGACCAAGCGCCCCGCGGTGCAGGTGGGCGACCCGTTCGCGGAGAAGGTGCTCATCGAGTGCTGCCTCGAGCTGTTCCGGGAGGACCTCGTCGAGGGGATCCAGGACCTCGGAGCCGCCGGCATCTCCTGCGCCACGAGCGAGCTCGCCAGCAACGGCGACGGCGGCATGCACATCCGGCTGGAGGAGGTGCTGCTGCGCGACCCGTCGCTCACGGCGGAGGAGATCCTCATGTCGGAGAGCCAGGAGCGCATGATGGCGGTCGTCACGCCCGAGAAGCTCGAGGGCTTCCTCGCCGTCGTCCGCAAGTGGGACGTGGAGACGAGCGTGCTCGGCGAGGTCACCGACACCGGCCGCCTCGTCATCGACCACCACGGCGAGCGCATCGTCGACGTCGAGCCGCGCACCGTCGCGGTCGACGGCCCCGTCTACGACCGGCCCGTCTCCTACCCCACGTGGATCGACGCCCTCCAGGCCGACTCCGCGTCGCGCCTGGCGCGCCCCACCGCGCCCGACGAGATCAAGGACCAGTTCCTGCAGCTCCTCGGCAGCCCGAACCTGGCCGACGCGTCGTGGATCACCGACCAGTACGACCGCTACGTCATGGGCAACACGGCCCTGTCGTTCCCCGACGACGCCGGCATGGTCCGGGTCGACGAGGAGAGCGGCCTCGGCTTCTCGGTCGCGACCGACGCGAACGGCCGCTTCTGCCAGCTCGACCCGTACCGCGGCGCGCAGCTCGCCCTCGCGGAGGCGTATCGCAACGTCGCCGCGTCCGGCGCCACGCCCGTCGCCGTGAGCGACTGCCTCAACTTCGGCAGCCCCGAGGACCCCGAGGTCATGTGGCAGTTCAGCCGCACGGTCGAGGGCCTCGCGGACGGCTGCCTGGAGCTCGAGATCCCCGTCACCGGCGGCAACGTGTCCCTCTACAACCAGACGGGCACGCAGGCCATCCATCCCACGCCCGTCGTGGGCGTGCTCGGCGTGATCGACGACGTCGCGCGCCGCATCCCGTCCGGCTGGCAGGACGAGGGCGACAACATCTACCTGCTCGGCGTCACGCGCGAGGAGCTCGACGGATCCGCCTGGGCCGGCACCGTGCACGACCACCTCGGCGGCGTCCCGCCCGTGGTCGACCTCGGCGCGGAGAGGGAGCTCGCCTCCCTCATCGCCGCGGGCGCCACGCAGTCGCTCATCGCGAGCGCGCACGACCTCTCGGACGGCGGCCTCGGCCAGGCGCTCGCGGAGTCCGTGATGCGATTCGGAGTCGGCGCGCGCGTCTGGCTCGACGGCATCGTCCAGCGCGACGGCGTCGACGCGGCCACCGCCCTGTTCTCGGAGTCCACCGGCCGGATGGTCGTCACGGTCCCCCGCGAGGACGACGTCAAGTTCCAGGGCCTCTGCGAGGGCCGTGGCTACCCCGTGCTCCGCATCGGGGTGACGGACGCGCAGGCGCCCGGCCTCGAGCTGCAGGGCCTGTTCACCCTGTCGGTCGAGGAGCTGCGCGGGATCCACCGCGCCACGCTCCCCGCCCGCTTCGGCACCGCCGTGGAGGCATGA
- a CDS encoding catalase — protein sequence MTDQKHTTTDSGAPVASDEHSLSVGPDGSIPLHDHYLVEKLAQFNRERIPERVVHAKGGGAFGTFRVTNDVSAYTRASLFQPGAEVEMLARFSTVAGEQGSPDTWRDPRGFALKFYTDEGNYDLVGNNTPVFFIRDGIKFPDFIRSQKRLPGSHLRDHDMQWDFWTLSPETAHQVTWLMGDRGLPSSWRHMDGFGSHTYQWVNAAGERFWVKYHFKTQQGIEILKQEQADQIAGEDADFHIRDLTEAIDRGDYPEWKLEVQIMPYEEAKSYRFNPFDLTKVWSQKDYPRIEVGTMTLNRNPENYFAQIEQAAFAPSNFVPGIQASPDKMLLARIFSYADAHRYRVGTNHAQLPVNAPKSPVHSYSKDGQGRYHFESAGTPVYAPNSHGGAHADPARAAESAGWEQDGELVRSAATLHAEDDDFVQARMLVNESMDDAQRERLVGNIVGHVSKVTTAELRARVIQYWTNVDGWLGAAVAAGLPPLPGSAPVAEATPGPTRDAEEVSVAAH from the coding sequence ATGACCGACCAGAAGCACACGACCACCGACTCCGGAGCACCGGTCGCCAGCGACGAGCACTCGCTGTCCGTCGGGCCCGACGGCTCCATCCCGCTGCACGACCACTACCTCGTCGAGAAGCTCGCGCAGTTCAACCGCGAGCGCATCCCGGAGCGCGTCGTGCACGCCAAGGGCGGCGGCGCGTTCGGCACCTTCCGCGTCACCAACGACGTCAGCGCGTACACCCGCGCCTCCCTCTTCCAGCCCGGCGCCGAGGTCGAGATGCTCGCGCGCTTCAGCACCGTCGCCGGCGAGCAGGGCAGCCCCGACACGTGGCGCGACCCCCGCGGCTTCGCGCTGAAGTTCTACACGGACGAGGGCAACTACGACCTCGTCGGCAACAACACCCCCGTCTTCTTCATCCGCGACGGGATCAAGTTCCCCGACTTCATCCGCTCGCAGAAGCGCCTGCCGGGCTCGCACCTGCGCGACCACGACATGCAGTGGGACTTCTGGACGCTCTCGCCCGAGACCGCCCACCAGGTCACCTGGCTCATGGGCGACCGCGGCCTCCCGAGCTCGTGGCGCCACATGGACGGCTTCGGCTCGCACACCTACCAGTGGGTGAACGCGGCCGGCGAGCGCTTCTGGGTGAAGTACCACTTCAAGACGCAGCAGGGCATCGAGATCCTGAAGCAGGAGCAGGCCGACCAGATCGCCGGCGAGGACGCCGACTTCCACATCCGCGACCTCACCGAGGCCATCGACCGCGGCGACTACCCGGAGTGGAAGCTCGAGGTGCAGATCATGCCCTACGAGGAGGCGAAGTCGTACCGGTTCAACCCGTTCGACCTCACCAAGGTCTGGTCGCAGAAGGACTACCCGCGCATCGAGGTCGGCACCATGACCCTGAACCGCAACCCGGAGAACTACTTCGCGCAGATCGAGCAGGCCGCGTTCGCGCCCTCGAACTTCGTGCCCGGGATCCAGGCGAGCCCCGACAAGATGCTCCTCGCGCGCATCTTCAGCTACGCCGACGCGCACCGCTACCGCGTGGGCACCAACCACGCGCAGCTGCCGGTGAACGCGCCCAAGTCGCCCGTGCACAGCTACTCGAAGGACGGCCAGGGCCGCTACCACTTCGAGTCGGCCGGCACGCCCGTCTACGCGCCCAACTCGCACGGCGGCGCGCACGCCGACCCGGCCCGCGCCGCGGAGAGCGCCGGGTGGGAGCAGGACGGCGAGCTCGTCCGCTCGGCCGCCACGCTGCACGCCGAGGACGACGACTTCGTCCAGGCCCGCATGCTCGTCAACGAGTCGATGGACGACGCGCAGCGCGAGCGCCTCGTCGGCAACATCGTCGGCCACGTGAGCAAGGTCACCACGGCGGAGCTCCGCGCCCGCGTCATCCAGTACTGGACGAACGTAGACGGCTGGCTCGGCGCGGCCGTCGCCGCCGGCCTGCCGCCGCTCCCCGGATCCGCGCCCGTCGCCGAGGCCACGCCCGGCCCGACGCGCGACGCCGAGGAGGTCTCCGTCGCGGCCCACTGA
- a CDS encoding MFS transporter, with the protein MADDPTASPATTAPASGAHAAPAATAKPTRRELVKAFTASLTGTSLEWYDFAVYSAASAVVFPVVFFPASDPYTATILAFSTYAVGYVSRPVGGFVFGRLGDKIGRKPVLVLTLLLIGIATFLIGVLPGYATIGLAAPIILVLLRFAQGVGVGGEWGGAVLLSSEFGDPRRRGFWSSAAQVGPPAGNLLANGALALLTVLLTEDDFLDWGWRVAFLLSALLVAFGLWIRLKLEDTPVFRALQERGDRPSAPISEIFRTQGRPLVAAILSRVGPDVLYALFTVFTLTYGVNTLGFDRSQVLVAVLVGSAVQLFTIPFAGAVSDRINRRALYAAAAVGAAVWAYVFFAITDGSSTFVLGVGIVLGLFFHSFMYGPQAAYIIEQFSPRLRYTGASLAYTIAGVIGGAIAPLMFTIIYEETGSWVGIALYLTAAVVLTLVGLAMGRDSDVSEDEEYVRTGAEGVAAPRV; encoded by the coding sequence ATGGCCGACGACCCCACCGCCTCCCCGGCGACGACCGCGCCCGCATCCGGAGCGCATGCGGCGCCCGCCGCGACGGCGAAGCCGACCCGCCGCGAGCTCGTCAAGGCGTTCACCGCGAGCCTCACCGGCACCTCGCTCGAGTGGTACGACTTCGCCGTCTACTCCGCGGCCAGCGCCGTCGTGTTCCCCGTCGTCTTCTTCCCGGCGTCGGACCCCTACACGGCGACGATCCTCGCGTTCTCCACCTACGCGGTCGGCTACGTGTCGCGCCCCGTCGGCGGGTTCGTCTTCGGCCGGCTCGGCGACAAGATCGGCCGGAAGCCCGTCCTCGTGCTCACGCTGCTGCTCATCGGCATCGCGACGTTCCTCATCGGCGTGCTGCCGGGCTACGCGACCATCGGGCTCGCGGCGCCGATCATCCTCGTGCTCCTCCGGTTCGCGCAGGGCGTGGGCGTCGGCGGCGAGTGGGGCGGCGCGGTGCTGCTCTCCAGCGAGTTCGGGGATCCGCGGAGGCGCGGGTTCTGGTCGTCCGCCGCGCAGGTCGGTCCGCCCGCGGGCAACCTGCTCGCCAACGGGGCGCTCGCGCTCCTGACCGTGCTGCTCACCGAGGACGACTTCCTCGACTGGGGCTGGCGCGTCGCCTTCCTCCTCTCGGCGCTGCTCGTGGCGTTCGGCCTCTGGATCCGCCTGAAGCTCGAGGACACCCCCGTGTTCCGCGCGCTGCAGGAGCGCGGCGACCGGCCGAGCGCGCCCATCTCGGAGATCTTCCGCACGCAGGGCCGCCCGCTCGTCGCGGCGATCCTGTCCCGCGTCGGACCCGACGTCCTCTACGCGCTCTTCACGGTCTTCACGCTCACCTACGGCGTGAACACGCTCGGCTTCGACCGCAGCCAGGTGCTCGTCGCGGTGCTCGTCGGATCCGCCGTGCAGCTGTTCACCATCCCGTTCGCGGGTGCCGTGAGCGACCGGATCAACCGCCGGGCGCTGTACGCGGCAGCGGCCGTGGGCGCGGCCGTCTGGGCGTACGTGTTCTTCGCGATCACCGACGGGTCGTCGACCTTCGTGCTCGGCGTGGGCATCGTGCTCGGCCTCTTCTTCCACTCCTTCATGTACGGGCCGCAGGCGGCGTACATCATCGAGCAGTTCTCGCCGCGGCTCCGCTACACGGGAGCGTCGCTGGCGTACACGATCGCCGGCGTGATCGGCGGGGCCATCGCGCCGCTGATGTTCACGATCATCTACGAGGAGACGGGCAGCTGGGTCGGCATCGCGCTGTACCTCACGGCCGCCGTCGTGCTGACGCTCGTGGGCCTCGCGATGGGCCGCGACTCGGACGTGTCCGAGGACGAGGAGTACGTGCGCACGGGCGCCGAGGGCGTGGCCGCGCCGCGCGTCTGA